A stretch of the Lolium perenne isolate Kyuss_39 chromosome 3, Kyuss_2.0, whole genome shotgun sequence genome encodes the following:
- the LOC127343917 gene encoding uncharacterized protein, translating into MTFSDPTDCIIHDGTCMKHYPRCMLQIFSLEVAKIHVDGGLVELYGYIAVRDDLDPLLNYVANISRDDPIIVEQGSLINMSGPKRGIEMSDFILIEYDMRIKTGKHEKDDLQLIDGASLIGDGGIWIQPFTFHIPGDWGAVDITLSRLGRAVEETVEVIISEVQSNFSLSLGCLTSGLDVEIRLFDGTITDSGGIKMSVITVVKDSLIDLKFKLGAQPSCSDQYCCSFRAKTHGHDTHGIKTDFALISMKVTWSTLPCGFSG; encoded by the exons ATGACGTTCTCAGATCCCACAGATTGCATCATTCATGATGGAACTTGCATGAAACATTACCCGCGTTGCATGCTGCAAATTTTCTCATTGGAGGTTGCTAAAATTCATGTGGATGGTGGTTTAGTAGAGTTGTATGGATACATTGCAGTGCGGGATGATCTTGATCCATTGCTTAATTATGTTGCCAATATTAGCAGGGATGATCCCATCATCGTGGAGCAG GGTTCTCTTATCAACATGTCTGGCCCTAAGCGAGGGATAGAGATGTCGGACTTTATTCTAATTGAATATGACATGAGGATCAAGACAGGCAAACACGAAAAAGATGACCTACAGCTGATCGATGGTGCTTCACTCATTGGGGATGGTGGCATCTGGATTCAGCCATTCACATTTCACATCCCTGGTGACTGGGGCGCAGTCGACATAACTTTATCACGTCTTGGCAGAGCAGTTGAGGAGACTGTAGAAGTTATCATATCGGAAGTGCAAAGCAATTTCAGTTTGTCTCTTGGATGTTTAACCAGTGGGCTTGATGTGGAAATCCGGCTGTTTGATGGCACCATCACTGATTCTGGTGGCATAAAGATGTCTGTTATTACTGTAGTGAAGGATTCTTTGATAGATCTGAAATTCAAGTTAGGCGCACAGCCATCCTGTTCCGACCAATATTGTTGCTCCTTCAGGGCAAAAACACATGGGCATGATACTCATGGTATAAAGACTGATTTTGCGTTAATATCAATGAAGGTGACTTGGTCGACCTTGCCTTGTGGCTTTTCGGGGTAA